The DNA sequence TTTCTGGAGACGCTGCCGGGCGAGCCGCACCTGGATGCCTACGTGGCTGCGATCGATCGGAAGACGTGCCACATCATCGACTTCCTCGTCGCGCTGAATCAGCGGCTGCAGAAGGAGATCAGTTACACCATCCGCATGGAGCCGGGCGTACAGACGCCCGAGGAGACGCTGGATCTGCGCAGCGGATCGTGCCGTGACTCGGCCTGGCTGCTGGTGCAGGTGCTGCGCCGCCTGGGGCTGGCCGCGCGGTTCGTGTCAGGCTATCTGATCCAACTCAAGCCGGACTTGAAACCTCTCGAAGGACCGGAGGGTCCGCGGGAAGACTTCACTGACCTGCACGCCTGGACTGAAGTCTATCTACCCGGCGCGGGCTGGATCGGATTGGATCCGACCTCCGGCCTGTTTGCCGGGGAAGGGCACCTGCCCGTGGCCGCGTCGCCCGATCCGTTCTCGGCCGCGCCGGTGACGGGCGGTGTGGACGAGTGCGAAGTCGGGTTCACGCACGAGATGTCGGTCCGGCGGATCCTGGAAGACCCGCGCGTCACGCTGCCTTATACGGAAGAGCAGTGGTCGCGGATTGAGGCGCTGGGCCACGCCATCGACAAGGAGTTGGACGCGGGTGATGTCCGGCTGACCATGGGTGGCGAACCGACGTTCGTCTCCATCGACGACATGGATGGCGCCGAGTGGAACACCGAGGCGTTAGGCAAGAACAAACGCCGCATGAGTGGCGAGTTGATCAAGCGTTTCTGCGACCGCTTTGCGCCCGGAGGGTTCCTGCACTTCGGGCAAGGCAAGTGGTATCCGGGCGAGAGCCTGCCGCGCTGGGCGCTCACCTGCTACTGGCGCAATGACGGCGTCCCAATGTGGGAGGATCCGAGCCTGATCGCGGCCGAGAACGAGAGCCACGGCTACAACGAGGCGGACGCCTTCGACTTCATTGAGCGGCTGGCCACACGTCTGGGACTTGATCCGGAGTATGTCAACGCGGCGTTCGAGGATCCCCTGCACTACCTGCAGCGGGAGCGGCAGTTGCCGGTGAATGTGGATCCGCTCGACAGCCGTCTGGAGAGCGCGGAAGAGCGCGACCGGATCCGCCGCGTGTTCGAGCGAGGGCTGACCAAGCCGGTGGGGTTCGTCCTGCCGGTGCAGCGTGCGTCGGGCAAGAACGGCCCGGAGTGGCAGACGGGGCTGTGGCTGCTGCGCGGCCAGAAGCTGTTTCTGACCCCTGGCGATTCGCCAGTGGGACTGCGCCTGCCGTTGCCCAGCCTGCCCTGGGCGACGGCAGCCGATATGCCGTTGCTTCTGCCTCCGGATCCGATGGCGCCGCGCAATCCACTGCCCGTGCCGGAGCGGCAGAATCACGGCAGCCACGCGCCGCAACGGCAGACCGGCGATTGGCGCAGCAACTTCTCACAACCGAAAGAGCCGAAGGTCGAGGCGAAGCCGGGCGAGTCAGCAGGGTGGGTCGTGCGGACGGCGATCTGCGTGGAGCCGCGCGATGGTCAACTGCATGTGTTCATGCCGCCGGTGACGACGCTCGAAGACTATATCGAACTGTTGGCGGCGATCGAAGACACGGCGGCGCAGCGGGGGACTCCGGTGATTGTCGAGGGCACGGAGCCACCGAAGGATCCGCGCATCAGCCAGATCCGCGTCACGCCCGATCCTGGGGTCATTGAAGTGAACACGCCGCCGGCTCGCAACTGGGACGAGCTTGTGCGGAACACGATCGGGATCTATGACGACGCACGGCAGTCGCGGTTGGGCACCGAGAAGTTCATGCTGGACGGCCGCCATACAGGCACCGGCGGCGGCAACCATGTGGTGCTGGGTGGGCCGACTCCGGCGGACAGCCCGATGCTACGTCGGCCCGATTTGCTGCGCAGCCTGATCGGGTACTGGCTGAACCATCCCTCCCTCTCATATCTCTTCTCATCGTTGTTCATCGGGCCGACGAGCCAGGCTCCGCGCATTGACGAGACGCGGCAGGACAGTCTGTATGAACTCGACATCGCGTACTCGCAGATCCCGCTGCCGGGTGAGGGTGACTGCCCGCCGTGGCTGGTGGACCGGATCTTCCGGCACCTGCTTGTCGACGTGACGGGGAACACCCATCGGGCGGAGTTCTGTATCGACAAGCTGTATGCGCCGGAGACGGCGACGGGGCGGCTGGGACTGCTGGAGATGCGCGGCTTCGAGATGCCGCCGCATTCACGGATGAGCCTGATGCAGCAGTTGCTGATCCGCGCGCTGGTGGCCCGGTTCTGGAAGCAGCCTTACATGGCCAAGCCGGCACGCTGGGGTACGCAACTGCACGACAAGTTCATGCTGCCGCACTTCCTCGCCCTTGACTTCGAGGATGTGCTGGACGAGTTGCGCATGAGCGGCTATCCGATGGAGTCGCAGTGGTTCGCGCCACACTTCGGGTTCCGGTTCCCGAACATCGGGACCGTCGTTCACTCCGGTGTGGAAGTCGAGCTGAGGCAGGCGGGCGAGCCGTGGTATGTGCTGGGCGAGGAGCCGGGCGGCGGCGGGACGGCACGCTATGTCGACTCGTCGCTGGAGCGGCTCCAAGTGAGGGTTCGCGGGTTGTTTGGCGAGCGGCATGTTGTCACCTGCAATGGACGTCGTGTTCCGCTGGCGCCGACGGGGACGGAGGGCGAGTTCGTGGCTGGGGTCCGGTACCGGGCATGGCAGCCGCCGTCGTGCCTGCATCCGACGATTCCGGTACACACGCCGCTGATCTTCGACCTGCTGGACCTGTGGTCGGGCCGGTCGATTGGCGGGTGTACCTATCATGTGGCGCATCCCGGCGGACGGAACTATGTGACGTTCCCGGTGAATGCGGCGGAGGCGGAATCGAGGCGGGCGGCGCGGTTTTTCCGGTTCGGGCACACGCCGGGGCCGATGCAGACGCCGCCCCAGGAAGCGAATGCGCAGTTCCCGTATACGTTGGATCTGCGGCGCAGTCCGTACGCGCGGTGATCGCCGATGACCGAAATGTGACAAAATTTCACTAATACACCGCAGGATGTTGGGCGGAGGTCAGTTTGCAGGGTCCGAACGAGAAGGGGAGTTGTGTCGCCCAGGGCTGGGACTACTCGCCGAGCAAGGGATTTTACGACGAACTAGCGACGCCGCAGGGCGCGACGCGTCTGCATTGGCGCGCCCTGATGGACGCGTTGAAGGCCTCCGGATCTGAGGATCTGGCGAGCCGCTGGAAGGAAGCACAGCGGCTGATCCGCGACAACGGCGTCACCTACAACGTCTACGGAGACCCGCATGGCACTGACCGGCCGTGGCCGCTAGACCCGGTGCCGATGGTCATCGACCCGCAGGAGTGGGCGGGCATCGAGACGGCCGTGGCGCAACGGGCCAGCCTGCTGAATTCGATTCTCGGCGATCTGTATGGTCCACAGCGGCTGTTGAACGAGGGGCTGCTGCCGCCGGAGCTGGTCTACGCCAATCCTGGCTATCTTCGCGGTTGCCACGGGATTCGTGTGCCGGGCGATGTCCGTCTGCACATGTATGCGGCCGATCTGGCGCGGTCACCGGATGGGCAATGGTGGGTGCTGTCGGACCGGACGCAGGCGCCTTCCGGCGCGGGTTACGCACTGGAGAACCGGCTGGTGTCGACGCGGACACTGCCGGACCTGTTCCGCAAGACCTATGTGCGGCGGCTGGCGAACTTCTTCCTGGCGTACCGGGAGACGCTGCTGAGCCTGTCACCGGGCCACCGCGAGAACCCTCGCATTGTTCTGCTGACTCCGGGGCCGTACAACGAGACCTACTTCGAGCACGCGTTTCTGGCGCGGTATCTGGGGTACACGTTGGTTGAGGGCGGCGACCTGACCGTGCGCGACCGGCGGGTGTACCTGAAGACGCTGGGCGGCCTGCTGCCGGTGGACATGATCCTGCGGCGGCAGGACGACGGCTTCTGCGATCCGCTGGAGTTGCGCGGCGATTCGATGCTGGGCGTGCCCGGGCTGGTGGAAGCGGTGCGGGCCGGGACCGTGGCGGTGGCCAATGCGCTGGGTAGCGGAGCGATTGAGACGGCAGCCCTGTC is a window from the uncultured Paludibaculum sp. genome containing:
- a CDS encoding transglutaminase family protein — its product is MAIRVALHHKTVYHYDRLVRLSPQIIRLRPAPHCRTTVESYSLKISPREHFINWQQDPQSNYLARVVFPEPVRHFSIEVDVVADMTVINPFDFFLEPSAEQFPFAYEPWLAKELTPFLETLPGEPHLDAYVAAIDRKTCHIIDFLVALNQRLQKEISYTIRMEPGVQTPEETLDLRSGSCRDSAWLLVQVLRRLGLAARFVSGYLIQLKPDLKPLEGPEGPREDFTDLHAWTEVYLPGAGWIGLDPTSGLFAGEGHLPVAASPDPFSAAPVTGGVDECEVGFTHEMSVRRILEDPRVTLPYTEEQWSRIEALGHAIDKELDAGDVRLTMGGEPTFVSIDDMDGAEWNTEALGKNKRRMSGELIKRFCDRFAPGGFLHFGQGKWYPGESLPRWALTCYWRNDGVPMWEDPSLIAAENESHGYNEADAFDFIERLATRLGLDPEYVNAAFEDPLHYLQRERQLPVNVDPLDSRLESAEERDRIRRVFERGLTKPVGFVLPVQRASGKNGPEWQTGLWLLRGQKLFLTPGDSPVGLRLPLPSLPWATAADMPLLLPPDPMAPRNPLPVPERQNHGSHAPQRQTGDWRSNFSQPKEPKVEAKPGESAGWVVRTAICVEPRDGQLHVFMPPVTTLEDYIELLAAIEDTAAQRGTPVIVEGTEPPKDPRISQIRVTPDPGVIEVNTPPARNWDELVRNTIGIYDDARQSRLGTEKFMLDGRHTGTGGGNHVVLGGPTPADSPMLRRPDLLRSLIGYWLNHPSLSYLFSSLFIGPTSQAPRIDETRQDSLYELDIAYSQIPLPGEGDCPPWLVDRIFRHLLVDVTGNTHRAEFCIDKLYAPETATGRLGLLEMRGFEMPPHSRMSLMQQLLIRALVARFWKQPYMAKPARWGTQLHDKFMLPHFLALDFEDVLDELRMSGYPMESQWFAPHFGFRFPNIGTVVHSGVEVELRQAGEPWYVLGEEPGGGGTARYVDSSLERLQVRVRGLFGERHVVTCNGRRVPLAPTGTEGEFVAGVRYRAWQPPSCLHPTIPVHTPLIFDLLDLWSGRSIGGCTYHVAHPGGRNYVTFPVNAAEAESRRAARFFRFGHTPGPMQTPPQEANAQFPYTLDLRRSPYAR